A single region of the Lotus japonicus ecotype B-129 chromosome 4, LjGifu_v1.2 genome encodes:
- the LOC130713588 gene encoding protein E6-like: MAPISKFFSFFFLTTLLLSLQINARDSQFFSKVTHVNNNNNNVKETEFPNNNEVPVNKPEQQPVFTPETENSYGLYGHESGLHPPTTTTTYLPYKTTPSKEDHTTTKNFNNNYNNYQKDDFFNTNQNDQLSDTRFIGNSHSSSNNNNYYYNNKNAYEGNQNELSNTKFTEGGNKYNPRENQNYNQKFFYNNNAAANENYNFNNNNAANNNEKGAEVQGMSDTRFMEGGKYFYNVNSENEKYNPTGYGGESSTRGVNSENWYNNKGYFGNNNNENKNSMEGYKNQEEFEDDQDVDFEP; this comes from the coding sequence ATGGCTCCCATCTCaaaattcttttctttctttttcttaacAACCCTTTTACTGTCCCTGCAGATTAATGCCAGAGACAGCCAGTTCTTCAGCAAAGTCACCCatgtcaacaacaacaacaacaatgtcAAAGAGACAGAGTTTCCCAACAACAATGAAGTACCGGTAAACAAGCCAGAGCAACAACCAGTCTTCACCCCAGAGACTGAAAACAGCtatggcctttatggccatgaGTCTGGTCTGCAccctcccaccaccaccaccacttacCTGCCATATAAAACAACTCCTTCTAAGGAGGATCACACCACCACCAAGAATTTCAACAACAATTACAACAACTACCAGAAGGATGATTTCTTTAACACCAACCAAAATGATCAACTCAGTGACACGAGATTCATAGGAAACTCTcacagcagcagcaacaacaacaattactACTACAACAACAAGAATGCTTATGAGGGTAACCAAAATGAATTGAGCAACACAAAGTTCACAGAAGGAGGAAACAAGTACAACCCCAGGGAAAATCAGAACTACAACCAGAAGTTTTTCTACAACAACAATGCTGCTGCTAATGAAAATTACAACTTCAACAACAATAATGCTGCCAACAACAATGAAAAGGGTGCAGAGGTGCAAGGGATGAGTGACACTAGGTTTATGGAGGgtggaaaatacttctacaaTGTTAACTCTGAGAATGAGAAGTACAACCCAACAGGCTATGGTGGTGAATCATCAACTAGAGGAGTTAACTCTGAGAATTGGTACAACAACAAGGGTTACTTTGGTAACAACAACAATGAGAACAAGAACTCCATGGAAGGTTACAAGAACCAGGAGGAGTTTGAAGATGACCAAGATGTTGATTTCGAGCCCTGA
- the LOC130710994 gene encoding triose phosphate/phosphate translocator, chloroplastic: MESRVLSRATALPHLRRLPRESVSSNASLVSVRAIGSVADGGNLIWGRQLRPELCSPALKKDAVLLRPCLAAASSPAGGSDSAGEAKVAPVGFFAKYPALVTGFFFFTWYFLNVIFNILNKKIYNYFPYPYFVSVIHLFVGVVYCLVSWTVGLPKRAPIDSNQLKLLIPVAVCHALGHVTSNVSFAAVAVSFTHTVKALEPFFNAAASQFILGQSIPITLWLSLAPVVIGVSMASLTELSFNWLGFISAMISNISFTYRSIYSKKAMTDMDSTNLYAYISIIALIVCLPPAIILEGPVLLKHGFNDAIAKVGLVKFVTDLFWVGMFYHLYNQVATNTLERVAPLTHAVGNVLKRVFVIGFSIIIFGNRISTQTGIGTAIAIAGVAIYSLIKARIEEEKRQAKAA, from the exons ATGGAGTCGCGAGTGTTGTCACGCGCCACCGCCCTCCCTCACCTCCGCAGGCTACCGCGTGAGTCCGTCTCCAGTAATGCCTCCCTCGTCTCCGTCAGAGCGATCGGGTCCGTTGCCGACGGCGGGAACCTCATCTGGGGGAGGCAGCTGCGTCCAGAGCTTTGCTCACCGGCGCTAAAGAAGGATGCTGTTCTGCTCCGTCCTTGCCTCGCCGCCGCCTCCTCGCCGGCTGGTGGTAGCGATTCCGCCGG gGAAGCGAAGGTTGCTCCGGTTGGGTTCTTTGCGAAGTACCCGGCTCTTGTCACCGGATTTTTCTTCTTCACATG GTACTTCTTGAATGTGATTTTCAACATCCTCAACAAGAAGATCTACAATTACTTTCCCTATCCTTA CTTTGTGTCGGTTATCCATTTGTTTGTGGGTGTGGTGTACTGTTTGGTGAGCTGGACCGTGGGCCTCCCTAAGCGCGCG CCTATAGACTCCAACCAGCTGAAATTGCTCATTCCTGTGGCTGTGTGTCATGCACTAGGCCATGTCACCAGCAATGTCTCGTTTGCCGCAGTTGCTGTTTCTTTCACACATACTGTTAAAG CTCTTGAGCCATTCTTCAATGCTGCTGCTTCACAGTTCATACTTGGCCAATCAATTCCCATCACTTTATGGCTGTCACTTGCTCCTGTTGTTATTG GTGTGTCAATGGCATCATTGACGGAGCTCTCATTCAACTGGCTCGGCTTCATAAGTGCTATGATTTCAAACATTTCCTTCACATACCGGAGCATCTACTCAAAGAAAGCCATG ACTGATATGGATAGCACCAATCTCTATGCTTACATCTCCATCATTGCTCTAATTGTCTGCCTACCACCGGCCATAATTCTGGAAGGGCCTGTACTGTTGAAGCATGGCTTCAATGATGCAATTGCCAAAGTAGGTCTTGTCAAGTTCGTCACAGATCTCTTCTGGGTTGGGATGTTTTACCACCTCTACAACCAG GTGGCCACCAACACACTGGAGAGAGTGGCTCCTCTCACTCATGCAGTTGGCAACGTACTGAAACGTGTATTTGTGATTGGATTTTCAATTATTATCTTCG GTAACAGGATTTCCACCCAAACTGGTATTGGAACAGCAATTGCAATTGCTGGAGTGGCAATCTACTCGCTTATCAAAGCCAGGATCGAGGAAGAGAAGCGA CAAGCGAAAGCAGCATAA
- the LOC130714233 gene encoding homeobox-DDT domain protein RLT1-like: MEGEAGSEGDSNRKRGSADDNSDENRNEGSNSKIANSNDGQGKPKRQMKTPFQLETLEKAYALDKFPSEEVRVELSQKLGLLDRQLQMWFCHRRLKDKKEMALKKQPQKVEVEPLPDSPVDNLRLGPELGNGYASGSGSGSSPFTRLEPRNGVSRGMPGYYESPQAVMERRAIACVEAQLGEPLRDDGPTLGVEFDPLPPGAFGTPIAVTEHQKLPSPSYDSKIYGRHDVRTNKAMAKTFQSRSRPDAFGQFRQSHLHDLMEDPARNPSVAPVLEQLPRIHVTQGQSSRVRLSSQQDRQGSSFQSPPLPDDVNPLAELYTNITNGGMNSHFTDHQMVGPENAYALPSGQLLHDNAVRIDRKRKSDDPRSAKDVEAHEIKIRKELEKQESHRRKNEERMKKEMERQDRERRKEEERLMRERQREEERAKREEKREIERREKFLLKENLKAEKIRQKEELRKEKEAERRKAALEKATARRIAKESMELIEDEQLEMMELAASSKGLSSIIHLDFDTLQNLESFRDSLSVFPPERIKLRKPFAIQPWINSEENIGNLLMVWRFLITFADVLELWPFTLDEFVQAFHDYDSRLLGEIHVALLKVIIKDIEDVARTPCTGLGMNQNGAANSGGGHPEIVEGAYAWGFDIRNWHRHLNQLTWPEIFRELALSAGYGPQLKKSITLSNTNDKVEGENCEDIISTLRNGSAVENAVAKMQARGLLAPRRSRHRLTPGTVKFAAFHVLSLEGSKGLTVLELAEKIQKSGLRDLTTSKTPEASISVALTRDTKLFERIAPSTYCVRAAFRKDPADAESIISEARKKIQIFENGSLAGEDADDVEREESESDEVDEDPEVDDLVNPSSANRPSEQCDDFLSNGKENLVPDIELKDEFDKDLPYFPENGSKNADCPSSVTAQPVACEDLNAGNLGDENMEIDESNSGESWVQGLTDGEYSDLSVEERLNALVVLVGVANEGNSIRVVLEDRLEAANALKKQMLAEAQIDKVRLKEDNFNKSDFLSINGNKVEEGKQSPLLDTNIGNNNNEASPSTAENQKAAPLALSMSTEKPSSVQDLCTVLENPHSQLSAQFSKRSRSQLKSYISHIAEEMHVYRSLPLGQDRRRNRYWQFVASASCNDPGSGRIFVEYHDGKWRLIDSEEAFDALLNSLDSRGIRESHLRLMLQKIENSFKENVRNNTLCAKSGSRAETFIKNEADETDSSPDPRTESDSPSSTLCGLNSDASETSSSFKIELGKSESEKKAALRRYQDFQKWMWKECYNSSILCAMKYGKKRCKPQVDICDICHNTYFFEDSHCNSCHRTFPSNNEFNFSKHAFQCGDKLSTEICTLDSSLPIRTRFLKALLALIEASVPLEAFQSIWTEDIRRHWGMKLSKSSSVAELLQILTLFESALKRDFISSTFSTTEELLGLSTTSECPMDPELVSVVPWVPRTTAAVSLRLLEFDASVMYVQQPEPRGEKEVYAKLPSRYNPVKSSKVVEPANLDASMKIVGSSNKQRRVSNDKGRGKKLSKRMHDSNRDSGRRNVKVSGNPSQRKKQQGQQSERQAGVRGRRTVRKRRSEKRDVEDLLLGHKTATHNASIGGESLRLFDEDWDDEKESPMTPIHMGAPDISNNTEVAESDDNVQVGESDDNVQGVESDDSDQAVESDDNGQAMESDDDVEAVEYDQGNWEIGFHGTPNRWSRDMAGMIDEDVEASEDDNDNRVEENEEEELEEADDDSDGMVNGVINEESSDSAMSDDSSD, from the exons ATGGAGGGCGAGGCCGGTTCGGAAGGAGATAGTAATCGGAAAAGGGGTAGCGCAGATGATAACAGCGATGAGAATAGGAACGAGGGAAGCAATAGCAAGATTGCGAATTCGAATGATGGTCAGGGCAAGCCCAAGCGTCAGATGAAGACACCCTTTCAGCTTGAAACCCTTGAGAAAGCTTATGCAT TGGATAAATTCCCTTCGGAGGAGGTGAGGGTGGAGTTGTCTCAGAAGTTGGGGTTGTTGGATCGGCAGCTTCAGATGTGGTTCTGCCATAGGAGATTGAAGGACAAGAAGGAAATGGCGCTGAAGAAGCAGCCGCAGAAGGTGGAGGTGGAGCCTTTGCCGGATTCTCCTGTGGATAACCTAAGGTTGGGCCCTGAACTTGGTAATGGGTATGCTTCCGGGTCAGGGTCAGGTTCGAGTCCGTTTACACGTTTGGAGCCCCGGAATGGGGTTTCCCGGGGCATGCCCGGTTATTACGAGTCTCCACAAGCTGTAATGGAGCGTAGAGCTATTGCTTGTGTGGAGGCACAGTTAGGGGAGCCATTGAGAGATGATGGACCCACTCTAGGAGTCGAGTTTGATCCATTGCCGCCAGGTGCTTTTGGCACACCGATAG CGGTTACAGAGCACCAGAAGCTTCCTAGTCCTTCCTATGACAGTAAAATATATGGAAGACATGATGTTAGAACTAATAAG GCTATGGCAAAGACATTCCAGTCTCGCAGCAGGCCTGATGCTTTTGGACAGTTTAGGCAATCTCATTTACATGATCTGATGGAGGACCCTGCCAGAAATCCCTCTGTTGCACCTGTGCTTGAGCAGCTACCGAGAATTCATGTTACCCAAGGTCAGTCTTCTCGTGTTCGTCTATCGTCTCAACAAGACAGACAAGGGAGTTCATTTCAGTCTCCTCCTCTACCTGATGATGTTAACCCCCTAGCGGAATTGTACACAAACATAACTAATGGGGGAATGAACTCTCACTTCACTGATCACCAAATGGTTGGGCCAGAAAATGCATATGCTTTACCTTCTGGACAACTTTTGCATGACAATGCAGTTCGGATCGATAGGAAACGAAAG AGTGATGATCCCCGAAGTGCAAAGGACGTTGAAGCCCATGAGATAAAGATCCGGAAAGAGCTTGAGAAACAAGAGAGCCATAGACGGAAG AATGAAGAGAGAATGAAGAAAGAGATGGAGAGACAAGATCGTGAAagaaggaaggaagaagagagatTGATGCGTGAGAGACAGCGAGAAGAGGAAAGAGCAAAACGTGAGGAAAAGCGTGAAATTGAACGTAGGGAGAAGTTTTTGCTGAAAGAGAATTTAAAA GCTGAGAAAATAAGGCAAAAAGAAGAGCTTCGCAAAGAGAAAGAGGCAGAGAGAAGAAAAGCTGCCCTTGAAAAGGCAACTGCCCGTAGAATAGCTAAGGAATCTATGGAGCTTATTGAAGACGAACAGTTGGAAATGATGGAGTTGGCTGCCTCAAGCAAGGGGTTGTCCTCTATTATCCATCTTGATTTTGATACTTTGCAAAACCTGGAATCATTTAGGG ATTCATTGAGTGTCTTCCCACCTGAGCGTATAAAGCTGAGAAAACCATTTGCTATCCAGCCCTGGATCAACTCAGAAGAGAACATTGGCAACCTTCTCATG GTTTGGAGATTTTTGATTACCTTTGCTGATGTTCTGGAGCTATGGCCTTTTACTCTTGATGAATTTGTGCAAGCATTTCACGACTAT GATTCAAGATTGTTGGGTGAGATACATGTTGCACTTCTTAAGGTGATAATAAAAGACATCGAAGATGTTGCAAGGACACCCTGTACAGGATTAGGAATGAATCAGAATGGTGCTGCTAATTCTGGAGGTGGCCATCCAGAGATTGTGGAGGGG GCATATGCATGGGGCTTTGACATACGAAATTGGCATAGACACTTAAATCAGTTGACATGGCCAGAAATTTTCCGGGAGCTTGCATTATCAGCAGGATATGGGCCACAGTTGAAGAAAAGTATCACACTGTCAAATACAAATGATAAAGTCGAG GGAGAGAATTGTGAAGATATAATTTCTACACTTCGTAACGGTTCAGCAGTAGAAAATGCAGTGGCAAAAATGCAGGCCAGAGGTTTATTAGCTCCTAGAAGATCTAGGCATCGGTTAACTCCTGGAACTGTTAAGTTTGCGGCCTTTCATGTTCTCTCGCTCGAGGGTAGCAAGGGGTTGACAGTACTAGAACTTGCAGAAAAAATTCAG AAATCTGGTCTTCGGGACCTGACAACCAGCAAGACTCCTGAGGCATCAATTTCTGTTGCTTTGACAAGAGATACCAAGCTTTTCGAAAGAATTGCTCCATCAACATACTGTGTACGTGCTGCATTCAGGAAGGATCCCGCTGATGCTGAGTCCATTATTTCTGAAGCAAGAAAGAAAATTCAGATATTTGAAAATGGGTCTCTAGCTGGGGAAGATGCTGATGATGTTGAAAGAGAAGAGTCAGAAAGTGATGAAGTTGATGAGGATCCTGAAGTTGATGATTTGGTAAATCCTTCGAGTGCTAACAGACCATCTGAACAGTGTGATGACTTCTTATcaaatggaaaagaaaatttGGTTCCTGATATAGAACTTAAAGATGAGTTTGATAAGGATCTGCCTTATTTTCCTGAGAATGGTTCCAAGAATGCTGATTGTCCAAGTTCTGTCACTGCACAACCTGTTGCTTGTGAAGATCTGAATGCTGGAAATCTTGGTGACGAAAATATGGAAATTGATGAAAGCAATTCTGGAGAGTCATGGGTTCAAGGGCTTACAGACGGAGAATATTCTGATCTCAGTGTAGAGGAGCGTTTAAATGCTCTTGTTGTATTAGTTGGGGTTGCAAATGAAGGCAATTCAATCCGTGTTGTTCTTGAG GATCGATTGGAAGCAGCGAATGCTCTGAAGAAGCAAATGTTGGCAGAAGCACAGATAGATAAAGTTCGTTTGAAAGAGGATAATTTTAATAAATCAGATTTTCTATCTATCAATGGGAATAAAGTTGAGGAGGGAAAACAAAGCCCATTGCTTGACACTAATATTGGGAATAATAATAATGAGGCATCTCCCAGCACTGCAGAAAATCAGAAAGCTGCTCCGCTTGCACTAAGCATGTCTACTGAAAAACCCTCATCAGTTCAAGACCTCTGCACAGTTCTAGAGAACCCTCACAGTCAACTATCTGCACAATTTTCAAAAAGGTCGCGTTCTCAGTTGAAGTCTTACATTTCACACATAGCAGAAGAAATGCATGTCTACAGATCATTGCCCCTTGGGCAAGACCGCAGACGTAATCGATATTGGCAATTTGTTGCATCTGCTTCTTGCAATGATCCTGGCTCTGGCAGGATATTTGTTGAATATCATGATGGCAAATGGAGGCTCATTGATTCTGAAGAG GCCTTTGATGCACTTTTGAATTCCTTGGACTCGCGTGGGATCAGGGAATCTCATTTGCGCTTAATGTTGCAAAAGATTGAGAATTCCTTTAAGGAAAATGTTCGAAATAATACTCTATGTGCCAAAAGTGGAAGCAGAGCTGAAACTTTCATTAAAAACGAAGCTGATGAAACAGATTCCAGTCCTGATCCCCGTACTGAATCGGACAGTCCTAGCAGTACTCTCTGTGGCTTGAACTCTGATGCTTCAGAAACTTCATCATCCTTCAAAATTGAGCTCGGTAAAAGTGAGAGTGAGAAGAAAGCTGCCTTGAGAAGGTATCAAGATTTTCAAAAATGGATGTGGAAAGAATGCTATAACTCATCAATATTATGTGCAATGAAATATGGGAAAAAGAGATGCAAACCTCAGGTTGACATCTGTGATATCTGTCACAACACTTACTTCTTTGAAGACTCCCATTGTAATAGTTGCCACCGTACTTTTCCCTCCAacaatgaatttaatttttctaaACATGCATTTCAATGTGGAGACAAGTTATCCACTGAAATTTGCACTTTGGATTCTTCTCTTCCCATACGTACAAGATTTCTTAAGGCCCTGCTAGCTTTAATTGAG GCATCTGTTCCACTTGAAGCATTTCAATCAATTTGGACGGAAGATATTAGGAGGCATTGGGGTATGAAATTGAGCAAATCATCTTCTGTTGCAGAACTTCTACAG ATATTGACCCTATTTGAGAGCGCATTGAAACGAGACTTTATATCATCAACCTTCTCTACAACAGAGGAATTGTTGGGGTTGAGCACAACGTCAGAATGCCCTATGGATCCTGAATTGGTTTCGGTGGTTCCATGGGTTCCACGGACCACTGCGGCTGTGTCTCTCAGACTTCTTGAGTTTGATGCATCCGTTATGTATGTACAGCAACCTGAGCCCCGTGGGGAGAAAGAAGTATATGCT AAGCTTCCTTCAAGATATAATCCTGTCAAATCTAGTAAAGTTGTTGAACCAGCAAACTTGGATGCTTCTATGAAAATTGTGGGAAGCAGCAATAAACAGAGACGCGTGAGCAATGATAAAGGACGGGGCAAAAAGCTATCTAAAAGAATGCATGATTCCAATCGAGATAGTGGCCGCCGGAATGTCAAGGTCTCTGGGAATCCAAGTCAAAGAAAGAAACAGCAAGGACAACAATCTGAAAGACAGGCTGGTGTACGTGGCCGCCGGACAGTCAGGAAAAGGAGATCGGAGAAGAGGGATGTTGAAGATTTGTTGCTGGGCCATAAGACTGCTACTCACAACGCCAGTATTGGTGGAGAGTCATTGAGATTGTTTGATGAGGACTGGgatgatgaaaaagaaagtCCCATGACTCCCATCCACATGGGGGCTCCTGACATTAGTAACAACACTGAAGTGGCTGAATCTGATGACAATGTCCAAGTAGGTGAATCTGATGACAATGTCCAAGGAGTGGAATCTGATGACAGTGACCAAGCAGTGGAGTCTGATGACAATGGCCAAGCAATGGAATCGGATGATGATGTCGAAGCAGTGGAGTATGATCAAGGAAACTGGGAGATAGGTTTTCATGGCACCCCTAACAGATGGAGTAGGGATATGGCTGGAATGATTGATGAAGATGTGGAAGCTTCTGAAGATGACAATGACAATCGCGTTGAAGAGAATGAAGAGGAGGAATTAGAAGAGGCAGACGATGATTCAGATGGTATGGTAAATGGAGTTATAAATGAAGAAAGCTCAGACTCAGCTATGTCTGATGATTCTTCTGATTAG